Genomic DNA from Chanos chanos chromosome 6, fChaCha1.1, whole genome shotgun sequence:
TTAGTTCACATGAATACTAACGTCTGATGTTTAGTCCACTGGAATACTAACGTCTGATGTTTGATGTCGCTTTGCAGATACGTTTCCTGTTGCTCTTCAGTCGGCAGGCGAAGCTCCGCCTACAGAAGTGGTACACGCCCCTCAGTGACcgggagaaaaagaagattaTCAGAGACATGACCCTGACCATCCTGGCACGACCTCCGCGGTCCTGTAACTTCCTGCAGTGGAGAGACCTGAAGATTGTTTATAAAAGGTCAGAGGAGAGGCCAGAGAGAATGGGGTAGCAGAGAGGGCAaaaggagtgtgtgtctatcaatgattcacacacacacacacacacacgcacacacacacacacacacacacacacacacacaaaaacatgaaacatgcatgcacgtgcacacatacgcacatgcacacacacgcacatgctcacacacacacatatgcatgcacatgcacacacacacacacacacactccaataaagaaacaaacacacacacggacacatatACTCtaactccatcctctctcccccttttctctctctctctctctctctctctctctctctctctttctctctctctctctctctctctctctctctctctctttctctctctctctctttctctctctctctctctctttctctctctctctctctctctctatcaacaTAATTTACTCAGCTATAAAACTACAATCTCCTCTCCACGCCATGCATCTGCATCCCCATACACAgccacacctaaacacacacgtTAAAGTAAAGTCCAAAGTAAAGCCCCCTGCACTCTGGAGGAGATTATAAATCAGAATTAGTATGAAGCACAAGAGTTAATGTTTAATGCATTGTTAGTCACCCAGACCTATAGAACCTCCTATAGCCTTAGTGACTTGTGCCTTTTAGCTGCCTGTGTACGTGTAGGACACATTACCAGCTGGTATTACATGAGTCAGAACCAGAACCCCCTGCTGTCCAGACTGCGCTGTGAACACACGCACTGATATGAAGAATGCCGACTGTTCTCATGTTGTCTAATCTGGGGCTACGTTTtcgttttctgtttctttttctttttcttttttcgctgcaacaataaaacaaacactgcgTTGTTTAAGAGAGTGGACCTCTTTGTGTTGGGCTAAGACTTCCAGTTTGATCTGTCTGCTTTTAGACTGTGAGATAAAGTTAACAATCCTTCATCCCTCCTCCTTAGTCATGTCTCCGTAGTGTTCACCGCGCGGCTAACGCTGAGGGACGCTAATGCTTTGActgatgacctttgacctttggccTTTGCCCCCTCGCAGGTACGCCAGCCTGTATTTCTGCTGTGGTTTGGAGGAGCAGGACAACGAGCTGGTGGCTCTGGAGTTCATACACAGATACGTGGAGCTGCTGGACCAGTACTTCGGCAACGTACGGTCAACGTTCCACAACGTGGAAATAACGTTATGGAGACACACTGGCACTGCCTTCAAAGcaatacattacattatatcCCTGTAaaggaaatataaaaatatgttatGAACCCTAAATCATTGACAGAAACACATCAACCTTGACGTATGCCGTTacgcgtttttgtttttttaattttcaattcTCGTTGGTCAGTGAACAGACATTATTTCTAAATCTTGATGGGTGTATTTAAAGGATCTAGGTGACAAACCTAATTATCTCATAATGTGCAAAATATAGACCAGTAATTCATATCAAACTGTGTCAAACAGTTTTGGCCGACACTAGGTTGCAGCACTGTGACTAAGTGTTTAATTATTTCATCGTACTTGTCAAAATAAGCCATTCGTAAAAATGAAGCTAAGTTAGCCTGACTGTTGG
This window encodes:
- the ap1s3a gene encoding AP-1 complex subunit sigma-3a, with amino-acid sequence MIRFLLLFSRQAKLRLQKWYTPLSDREKKKIIRDMTLTILARPPRSCNFLQWRDLKIVYKRYASLYFCCGLEEQDNELVALEFIHRYVELLDQYFGNVCELDIIFNFEKAYFILDEFVIGGEIQETSKLCVARSMEESDSLQETMEEYVNKPTY